One Aegilops tauschii subsp. strangulata cultivar AL8/78 chromosome 7, Aet v6.0, whole genome shotgun sequence genomic window carries:
- the LOC109774162 gene encoding succinate dehydrogenase subunit 5, mitochondrial yields the protein MASSARAAASAARSALRRAPLAASSSSSAAGILRRSAAAALGTRMPLHSAASAARLGSCITQDGNNAFSWNSRRMFSSNEKHLPAISDPKIETAFKDLMAASWNELPGSLVEEAKKAVSMATDDKAGQEALENVFRAAEACEEFSGVLVTLRMALDDLCGLTGENVGPLPGYLEEAVKSAYSRYMTYLESFGPEEHYLRKKVESELGTKMIHLKMRCSGIGSEWGKITLIGTSGISGSYVEMRA from the exons ATGGCATCGtcggcccgcgccgccgcctccgccgcgaGATCGGCCCTCCGCCGGGCGCCCCtcgccgcctcctcgtcctcttccGCCGCCGGGATCCTCCGCAG gtcggcggcggcggctctggGGACGCGGATGCCCCTCCACAGCGCGGCGTCGGCGGCGCGCCTGGGATCCTGCATCACCCAAG ATGGCAACAATGCTTTCTCATGGAACTCTAGGCGCATGTTCAGTTCAAATGAGAAACATCTGCCTGCAATATCTGACCCGAAAATTGAGACTGCATTTAAGGATTTGATGGCTGCTAGCTGGAACGAGCTTCCAGGTTCTCTTGTGGAGGAAGCAAAGAAAGCAGTATCTATGGCTACTGATGATAAGGCTGGTCAAGAAGCTTTGGAAAATGTATTTCGTGCAGCTGAAGCATGTGAAGAGTTTAGTGGAGTTTTAGTTACCCTAAGAATGGCTCTTGATGATCTTTGTGGTCTTACGGGCGAG AATGTGGGCCCCTTGCCTGGTTACTTAGAAGAAGCTGTGAAATCCGCGTATAGCCGATACATGACATATCTGGAATCTTTTGGTCCTGAAGAGCACTATCTACGGAAAAAGGTGGAGAGCGAGTTGGGAACGAAAATGATTCACCTGAAAATGAGATGCAGTGGCATAGGGTCTGAGTGGGGAAAG ATCACCCTGATCGGCACCTCAGGGATCTCAGGGTCCTACGTTGAGATGAGGGCATGA